Proteins encoded together in one Candidatus Acidulodesulfobacterium acidiphilum window:
- a CDS encoding regulatory protein RecX produces MIGVISLKISQENISKRKSKTPLSAQNYSLKLVSARSYSEKRLAEKLIKKGFSTEDTGKALKKLKEYGYLNDEEFAERLIESGKKRLIGRIKLSYELYKKGINKNIIDKLIETFYTEDEERSVMLKAVDKKKVSLIKYRENELIYKKKLYDFLQSRGFSSKIIEDVITTAPEFNSGAAIK; encoded by the coding sequence ATTATCGGAGTAATCTCTTTGAAAATATCGCAGGAAAATATTTCTAAAAGAAAGTCTAAAACGCCTTTATCGGCGCAGAATTACTCTTTAAAGCTCGTGTCCGCGAGGTCTTATTCCGAAAAACGGCTTGCCGAAAAATTAATCAAAAAAGGCTTTTCTACGGAAGATACCGGCAAAGCGTTAAAGAAATTAAAAGAATACGGATACTTAAACGATGAAGAATTTGCGGAAAGACTTATAGAAAGCGGAAAAAAAAGACTTATCGGCAGAATAAAATTAAGCTATGAACTTTATAAAAAAGGAATAAACAAAAATATTATAGACAAGCTAATCGAAACGTTTTACACGGAAGACGAAGAACGTTCCGTTATGCTTAAAGCGGTGGACAAAAAGAAAGTTTCCCTGATAAAATACAGGGAAAACGAACTGATATATAAAAAGAAACTTTACGATTTTTTGCAGAGCAGAGGATTTTCCTCTAAAATAATAGAAGATGTTATAACAACAGCACCTGAATTCAATTCCGGCGCTGCTATAAAATAA
- a CDS encoding type IV pilus twitching motility protein PilT: MDETVLQSNAAQDGQQVKQGGQPSLLGTILMTAVGKKASDIHLKVNSYPIFRIDGDIYKQENFGVMSKEVIEKIAVSMMDKHQLKVFQENRDVDLAYSLHGVGRFRVNIYSQRNSLSIAMRYIPFDIPIFESLNLPKIIKSISLKERGLILVTGITGSGKSTTLASMIDFINRNKPVNIITIEDPIEYLHKDIKALVNQRELGMDVYSFSHGLREALRQDPDVILVGEMRDLETIETAITAAETGHLVMSTLHTLDAQETINRIIAVFPPYQQKQIRIQLASVISAVISQRLIARADKKGRLPSVEIMIGTETIKECISNEDKTASIRDFIRSGNIQYEMQTFDQSLYNFYKQGLITYEDALAESTSPNDLALLISGVNASDDDISAGVKADSVESGKTSVTAGASPSVTGNTAASGGSGSYWTT, encoded by the coding sequence ATGGACGAAACGGTTTTACAGTCTAATGCCGCACAGGACGGTCAACAGGTTAAGCAGGGAGGACAGCCGTCGCTTTTAGGAACTATTTTAATGACGGCGGTCGGCAAGAAAGCGTCGGATATTCACCTTAAAGTAAATTCTTATCCTATTTTTAGAATAGACGGGGATATTTACAAACAGGAAAATTTCGGCGTTATGTCCAAAGAAGTTATAGAAAAAATAGCCGTAAGCATGATGGATAAGCATCAGCTTAAAGTTTTTCAGGAAAACAGGGACGTCGATCTTGCATACAGCCTGCACGGCGTCGGAAGATTCAGGGTCAATATTTATTCCCAGCGGAATTCTTTAAGCATAGCAATGCGCTATATCCCTTTCGATATTCCAATTTTTGAATCGCTTAACCTGCCTAAAATTATAAAATCTATATCACTTAAAGAAAGAGGATTAATACTGGTTACGGGCATAACCGGCAGCGGAAAGTCCACGACTCTCGCTTCCATGATAGATTTTATAAACAGGAATAAACCGGTAAACATAATAACCATCGAGGACCCTATCGAATATCTGCATAAAGATATAAAAGCATTAGTCAACCAGCGGGAACTCGGCATGGACGTTTATTCTTTTTCGCACGGATTAAGGGAAGCCTTAAGGCAGGATCCCGACGTTATTTTAGTAGGCGAAATGAGAGACTTAGAAACGATAGAAACGGCAATAACTGCGGCTGAAACCGGACATCTCGTAATGAGCACCCTTCATACGCTGGATGCGCAGGAAACCATTAACAGAATTATAGCGGTTTTTCCTCCTTATCAGCAAAAACAGATAAGAATACAGCTTGCTTCCGTTATTTCCGCAGTAATATCGCAGAGGCTTATAGCAAGAGCGGACAAAAAAGGACGTCTTCCGTCCGTAGAGATAATGATAGGAACGGAAACGATAAAAGAATGCATATCAAACGAAGATAAAACCGCGAGTATAAGAGACTTCATAAGAAGCGGAAACATACAGTACGAGATGCAGACTTTCGACCAGTCCCTCTACAATTTTTATAAACAGGGCTTGATAACATACGAAGATGCTCTTGCGGAATCCACCTCGCCGAACGACCTTGCACTGTTAATATCCGGAGTAAACGCTTCCGACGACGATATAAGCGCAGGGGTAAAAGCAGACTCCGTTGAAAGCGGCAAAACTTCAGTCACCGCCGGAGCAAGTCCGTCCGTAACTGGAAATACGGCGGCTTCAGGCGGTTCGGGTTCTTACTGGACAACGTAA